A region from the Panicum hallii strain FIL2 chromosome 1, PHallii_v3.1, whole genome shotgun sequence genome encodes:
- the LOC112876518 gene encoding uncharacterized protein LOC112876518 isoform X1, which translates to MASSAAGDPSLPPPPPRGWLSCLVSGAGRLLAAALDPDSSASDTTTSSPESSQSPPRRALVPADDGTGTCIASDSCQLNLSGKEIVLKDSSNGSFAVVSEIDPKEAVKQLLIQDTYSRSECDELIKIIQERVVDSDPGVDEPEIVLPIAWHASTQQHPVAYSSSRNTSRQEDLEIPAYSPGFDNTVQKEWLKKSSTSIKGLGTKNHERSQPVMKRRYSSIGATFEESRRVRLKQNGSSTSGKNDKFTVGNDSCSASKLMFQEDIEAAPSASMGFHPVNSSKSYTRGFNLESNIPTKTRSPVPASRSRRPNNRQTARPSNWLPQLNNTAPAGQEPDAGRIQAKRPVGRPRRERSHEGHES; encoded by the exons AtggcctcctccgccgcgggcgatccctcgctgccgccgccgccgcctcgcgggTGGCTCTCCTGCCTCGTCAGCGGCGCcggccgcctcctcgccgccgccctcgacCCGGATTCCTCCGCCTCCGACACCACGACCTCCTCCCCGGAGTCGTCGcagtcgccgccgcgccgcgccctcgTCCCTGCTG ATGATGGTACTGGGACGTGCATTGCTTCTGATAGTTGTCAGTTAAACTTG AGTGGAAAGGAGATCGTTTTGAAAGATTCTAGCAATGGATCCTTTGCAGTTGTCTCAGAAATAGACCCAAAAGAAGCTGTAAAGCAGTTACTTATACAGGATACTTACTCACG TTCGGAATGTGATGAATTAATAAAGATAATTCAAGAGCGGGTGGTAGATTCAGACCCAGGTGTAGATGAACCTGAAATTGTTCTTCCCATTGCATGGCATGCTAGCACTCAGCAACACCCTGTTGCATACTCTTCAAGTCGAAACACCTCTCGACAGGAGGATTTGGAGATTCCAGCTTATAGTCCAGGATTTGACAACACTGTtcagaaggaatggctgaagaAAAGTTCAACTAGTATCAAAGGCCTTGGCACCAAGAATCATGAGAGGAGTCAGCCT GTCATGAAACGAAGGTACTCCAGCATAGGGGCTACTTTTGAAGAGTCTCGAAGAGTCAGACTAAAGCAAAATGGATCCAGCACTTCAGGAAAGAATGACA AGTTCACCGTGGGCAATgactcttgttctgcctccaAACTGATGTTTCAGGAAGACATTGAGGCTGCACCCAG CGCATCAATGGGCTTCCATCCAGTCAACAGCTCCAAAAGTTACACGAGGGGTTTCAACTTGGAGAGCAACATTCCTACGAAGACAAGGTCACCGGTGCCTGCTAGCAGAAGTCGTCGCCCAAACAATCGCCAGACAGCCAGACCATCGAATTGGCTGCCGCAGCTGAACAATACGGCGCCGGCGGGACAGGAGCCCGACGCAGGCCGCATTCAGGCGAAGAGGCCGGTCGGAAGGCCGAGGAGAGAGCGGAG TCACGAAGGTCACGAAAGCTGA
- the LOC112899440 gene encoding CASP-like protein 2C4, with translation MAAGEAPPPLSSARAEYVLRGACAAMAAAGALLLGLSAQTKTVLFVQKKAVPKDVQALWVLIVAASAAAGYHVVQLARCLYMARLSTAGAGGGSRRLSREIACVSFLLDKGCAYMVFATTVAALQACFVGLIGVEALQWSKLCNIYTRFCEQAAAGMVCSMLAAGGMAILAAFSARELFRRPDASSAAGALGWNGSQGSSSEL, from the exons ATGGCAGCCGgggaggcgccgccgccgctgtcgtcGGCGAGGGCGGAGTACGTGCTgcggggcgcgtgcgcggcgatggcggcggcgggggcgctgcTGCTGGGGCTCAGCGCGCAGACCAAGACCGTGCTCTTCGTGCAGAAGAAGGCCGTCCCCAAGGACGTCCAGGCGCTCTG GGTGCTGATCGTGGCCGCGTCGGCCGCGGCGGGGTACCACGTCGTCCAGCTCGCCCGGTGCCTCTACATGGCCCGCCTCTCcacggccggcgccggcggcggctcccGGCGTCTCAGCCGAGAGATCGCGTGCGTCTCCTTCCTCCTCGACAAG GGGTGCGCGTACATGGTGTTCGCGAcgacggtggcggcgctgcaGGCGTGCTTCGTGGGGCTCATCGGCGTGGAGGCCCTGCAGTGGAGCAAGCTCTGCAACATCTACACCCGCTTCTGCGAGCAGGCCGCCGCGGGGATGGTCTGCAGCATGCTCGCCGCCGGGGGTATGGCCATCCTCGCGGCCTTCTCCGCGCGCGAACTCTTCCGCCGCCCCGACGCCTCCTCGGCCGCAGGCGCTCTGGGGTGGAACGGATCGCAGGGAAGCTCGAGCGAGCTCTGA
- the LOC112884949 gene encoding fasciclin-like arabinogalactan protein 3 gives MAPCSKLPPLLVTLAVLLPAPRSLGAGFGVGAGTIDVTKVLAGFPEFSTFSSMLTETNVALAISSRDKVTVLAPDNTAVAAAFSGTLRVPRSLLVDLLALHVVLDYIDEPRLGALQHDRKGEGSVVTTLLQVLGAPPRGVGFLRIYSGDGGRAMLSSATPGGLGRNATVEKLVTAKPYSVAVLQVSGFVVPPGIRVQRAFPPRTSRHMAAPPRKPAAPAPASRRRPDPPRRPQSDTPAPVPQETQVIPIPSVHGGLAAKVPSAAGRSAASWWSGIAAVAVGMTKTTCLHLHL, from the exons ATGGCGCCCTGCAGCAAGCTGCCGCCGCTCCTCGTCACGCTCGCCgtcctcctccccgcgccgcgcAGCCTCGGCGCCGGCTTCGGGGTGGGCGCGGGCACCATCGACGTCACCAAGGTCCTCGCCGGCTTCCCGGAGTTCAGCACCTTCAGCAGCATGCTCACCGAGACCAACGTCGCGCTCGCTATCAGCAGCCGCGACAAGGTCACCGTGCTCGCGCCCGACAACACCGCCGTCGCAGCGGCTTTCAGCGGCACGCTGCGCGTCCCGCGGTCCCTGCTGGTGGACCTCCTCGCGCTCCACGTCGTGCTCGACTACATCGACGAGCCCAGGCTCGGCGCGCTGCAGCACGACCGCAAGGGCGAGGGGTCCGTGGTCACCACGCTGCTGCAGGTCCTgggcgcgccgccgcgcggcgTGGGGTTCCTCCGCATCTACTCCGGGGACGGCGGGCGCGCCATGCTCTCCTCTGCCACGCCTGGGGGGCTCGGGAGGAACGCCACGGTCGAGAAGCTGGTCACCGCGAAGCCGTACAGCGTGGCCGTGCTCCAGGTGAGCGGCTTCGTCGTCCCGCCAGGCATCAGAGTCCAGCGGGCGTTCCCACCGAGGACGAGCAGGCACATGGCAGCGCCTCCGCGCAAGCCGGCTGCGCCGGCGCCTGCGTCGCGCCGGCGCCCGGACCCGCCCCGGCGCCCTCAATCGG ATACTCCCGCGCCGGTGCCTCAGGAGACACAAGTCATTCCGATCCCTAGCGTGCACGGTGGCCTTGCGGCGAAGGTACCATCGGCCGCCGGACGCAGTGCGGCGAGCTGGTGGAGTGGTATCGCCGCCGTGGCCGTCGGGATGACGAAAACGACATGCCTGCATTTGCATTTGTAA
- the LOC112876518 gene encoding uncharacterized protein LOC112876518 isoform X2: MASSAAGDPSLPPPPPRGWLSCLVSGAGRLLAAALDPDSSASDTTTSSPESSQSPPRRALVPADDGTGTCIASDSCQLNLSGKEIVLKDSSNGSFAVVSEIDPKEAVKQLLIQDTYSRTQQHPVAYSSSRNTSRQEDLEIPAYSPGFDNTVQKEWLKKSSTSIKGLGTKNHERSQPSILQVMKRRYSSIGATFEESRRVRLKQNGSSTSGKNDKFTVGNDSCSASKLMFQEDIEAAPSASMGFHPVNSSKSYTRGFNLESNIPTKTRSPVPASRSRRPNNRQTARPSNWLPQLNNTAPAGQEPDAGRIQAKRPVGRPRRERSHEGHES, encoded by the exons AtggcctcctccgccgcgggcgatccctcgctgccgccgccgccgcctcgcgggTGGCTCTCCTGCCTCGTCAGCGGCGCcggccgcctcctcgccgccgccctcgacCCGGATTCCTCCGCCTCCGACACCACGACCTCCTCCCCGGAGTCGTCGcagtcgccgccgcgccgcgccctcgTCCCTGCTG ATGATGGTACTGGGACGTGCATTGCTTCTGATAGTTGTCAGTTAAACTTG AGTGGAAAGGAGATCGTTTTGAAAGATTCTAGCAATGGATCCTTTGCAGTTGTCTCAGAAATAGACCCAAAAGAAGCTGTAAAGCAGTTACTTATACAGGATACTTACTCACG CACTCAGCAACACCCTGTTGCATACTCTTCAAGTCGAAACACCTCTCGACAGGAGGATTTGGAGATTCCAGCTTATAGTCCAGGATTTGACAACACTGTtcagaaggaatggctgaagaAAAGTTCAACTAGTATCAAAGGCCTTGGCACCAAGAATCATGAGAGGAGTCAGCCT TCGATACTGCAGGTCATGAAACGAAGGTACTCCAGCATAGGGGCTACTTTTGAAGAGTCTCGAAGAGTCAGACTAAAGCAAAATGGATCCAGCACTTCAGGAAAGAATGACA AGTTCACCGTGGGCAATgactcttgttctgcctccaAACTGATGTTTCAGGAAGACATTGAGGCTGCACCCAG CGCATCAATGGGCTTCCATCCAGTCAACAGCTCCAAAAGTTACACGAGGGGTTTCAACTTGGAGAGCAACATTCCTACGAAGACAAGGTCACCGGTGCCTGCTAGCAGAAGTCGTCGCCCAAACAATCGCCAGACAGCCAGACCATCGAATTGGCTGCCGCAGCTGAACAATACGGCGCCGGCGGGACAGGAGCCCGACGCAGGCCGCATTCAGGCGAAGAGGCCGGTCGGAAGGCCGAGGAGAGAGCGGAG TCACGAAGGTCACGAAAGCTGA